A window from Onychostoma macrolepis isolate SWU-2019 chromosome 07, ASM1243209v1, whole genome shotgun sequence encodes these proteins:
- the LOC131544468 gene encoding uncharacterized protein LOC131544468 isoform X3, which produces MSAVLFLTFVCCIGAQNIRQPKRLQTSKLGDNITIECYLPKKDFNNIVWYKQEMGMNLHIISKSYIYLTKVDFTDGYNDGRFNVTISTGIYHLHISLTKKEDIATYFCGVITLGELDFGPGTFLMLNEEHTSTTVLQEPISDTVHTGDNITLACRVQTVDQKCKGHHAYWFREDAEESGPGIIYTDGDMKKHEESCKVDSTTQTCIYSLTKRNLSLSDAGTYYCAVLACGKILFGNGTSLEISSISDSKLTTSPLFLILVSSNIISMLIMILLMAVQCKDQGNSSVNRSCNQETSEGWRCRCLDLHICEFQQ; this is translated from the exons ATGAGCGCAGTTTTATTCCTCACCTTTGTTT GTTGCATTGGAGCACAAAACATTCGGCAGCCAAAACGTTTGCAAACCTCTAAACTGGGTGATAACATCACTATTGAGTGCTACTTACCCAAGAAAGATTTTAACAATATAGTGTGGTACAAGCAGGAGATGGGAATGAACCTTCACATCATTTCAAAAAGTTACATTTACCTGACTAAGGTTGATTTTACTGATGGATATAATGATGGTCGTTTTAATGTAACAATAAGCACAGGCATTTATCATTTACACATTTCCTTGACAAAAAAGGAAGACATAGCAACATACTTTTGTGGAGTGATAACCCTAGGAGAACTGGATTTTGGACCTGGAACATTTTTGATGCTTAACG AAGAGCACACCTCAACAACAGTTCTTCAGGAGCCTATTTCAGATACAGTTCACACTGGAGACAACATTACTCTCGCGTGTAGAGTGCAAACAGTAGATCAGAAATGTAAAGGACACCATGCTTACTGGTTCAGAGAGGATGCAGAAGAATCCGGTCCCGGCATCATTTACACTGATGGAGATATGAAGAAACATGAAGAGAGCTGTAAAGTTGATTCTACTACACAAACCTGCATTTACAGCCTCACAAAGAGGAACCTCAGCCTTTCTGATGCTGGTACTTACTACTGTGCTGTACTCGCATGCGGCAAGATACTGTTTGGAAATGGAACTTCTCTGGAAATCAGCTCAATATCTG aTAGCAAGTTGACAACAAGTCCTTTGTTTCTCATACTGGTTTCATCAAACATAATTTCTATGCTAATAATGATCTTACTCATGGCTGTGCAATGTAAAGACCAAGGCAACTCATCAG TCAACAGATCTTGTAATCAAGAGACATCTGAAG GTTGGAGATGCAGATGTCTTGACTTACACATCTGCGAGTTTCAGCAGTAA
- the LOC131544440 gene encoding snaclec 3-like, whose protein sequence is MKATVTVFIFLSLFGLNFSLYRKHFFVKERMTWTNAQTYCREHYDDLSTVDKEEARQLSTNSGINIGFFWIGLQMISNNLEKWSWSGGEDQKTDFWDIEEPNKGFEQCGCVRKYNAKLHNFECLLLMPFYCMKVFEPVLVHQNKTWEESLNYCRQNYIDLVSVRSQIYMEEVINKALTSQTAYVWTGLRFMVAHWFWVSGDYLQYKDWPAEGEPQCPARNLRCGALDRRRNIWQPRDCEEKLNFVCLMKP, encoded by the coding sequence ATGAAGGCTACAGTcactgtgttcatttttttGAGTCTCTTTGGACTGAACTTCAGTCTCTACAGAAAACACTTCTTTGTGAAAGAAAGAATGACCTGGACAAATGCACAGACATACTGCAGAGAGCACTATGATGACCTGTCCACTGTCGATAAAGAAGAGGCACGACAGCTTTCCACTAATTCAGGAATCAATATTGGATTTTTTTGGATTGGACTGCAAATGATTTCTAACAACCTAGAAAAATGGAGTTGGTCTGGAGGTGAGGATCAAAAAACTGACTTTTGGGACATTGAGGAACCGAACAAAGGTTTTGAACAGTGTGGCTGTGTAAGAAAGTATAATGCTAAACTGCACAATTTCGAGTGCTTATTGTTAATGCCATTTTACTGTATGAAGGTCTTTGAGCCCGTTTTGGTGCATCAGAATAAAACATGGGAAGAATCTCTGAACTACTGCAGACAGAACTACATTGACCTGGTGAGCGTAAGATCTCAAATATACATGGAAGAGGTGATAAATAAGGCTCTGACATCCCAGACAGCTTATGTGTGGACTGGTCTGCGCTTTATGGTTGCTCATTGGTTCTGGGTCAGTGGTGATTATCTTCAATATAAAGACTGGCCTGCAGAAGGGGAACCCCAGTGCCCTGCTAGAAACCTGCGCTGTGGAGCTCTGGATAGAAGAAGGAACATTTGGCAACCCAGAGACTGCGAGGAGAAACTCAACTTTGTCTGCCTTATGAAGCCATAA
- the LOC131544468 gene encoding uncharacterized protein LOC131544468 isoform X1: MSAVLFLTFVCCIGAQNIRQPKRLQTSKLGDNITIECYLPKKDFNNIVWYKQEMGMNLHIISKSYIYLTKVDFTDGYNDGRFNVTISTGIYHLHISLTKKEDIATYFCGVITLGELDFGPGTFLMLNEEHTSTTVLQEPISDTVHTGDNITLACRVQTVDQKCKGHHAYWFREDAEESGPGIIYTDGDMKKHEESCKVDSTTQTCIYSLTKRNLSLSDAGTYYCAVLACGKILFGNGTSLEISSISDSKLTTSPLFLILVSSNIISMLIMILLMAVQCKDQGNSSVNRSCNQETSEGTQVGDADVLTYTSASFSSKSRPSKSVKQHNISQHTDVYSQIRS; encoded by the exons ATGAGCGCAGTTTTATTCCTCACCTTTGTTT GTTGCATTGGAGCACAAAACATTCGGCAGCCAAAACGTTTGCAAACCTCTAAACTGGGTGATAACATCACTATTGAGTGCTACTTACCCAAGAAAGATTTTAACAATATAGTGTGGTACAAGCAGGAGATGGGAATGAACCTTCACATCATTTCAAAAAGTTACATTTACCTGACTAAGGTTGATTTTACTGATGGATATAATGATGGTCGTTTTAATGTAACAATAAGCACAGGCATTTATCATTTACACATTTCCTTGACAAAAAAGGAAGACATAGCAACATACTTTTGTGGAGTGATAACCCTAGGAGAACTGGATTTTGGACCTGGAACATTTTTGATGCTTAACG AAGAGCACACCTCAACAACAGTTCTTCAGGAGCCTATTTCAGATACAGTTCACACTGGAGACAACATTACTCTCGCGTGTAGAGTGCAAACAGTAGATCAGAAATGTAAAGGACACCATGCTTACTGGTTCAGAGAGGATGCAGAAGAATCCGGTCCCGGCATCATTTACACTGATGGAGATATGAAGAAACATGAAGAGAGCTGTAAAGTTGATTCTACTACACAAACCTGCATTTACAGCCTCACAAAGAGGAACCTCAGCCTTTCTGATGCTGGTACTTACTACTGTGCTGTACTCGCATGCGGCAAGATACTGTTTGGAAATGGAACTTCTCTGGAAATCAGCTCAATATCTG aTAGCAAGTTGACAACAAGTCCTTTGTTTCTCATACTGGTTTCATCAAACATAATTTCTATGCTAATAATGATCTTACTCATGGCTGTGCAATGTAAAGACCAAGGCAACTCATCAG TCAACAGATCTTGTAATCAAGAGACATCTGAAGGTACTCAG GTTGGAGATGCAGATGTCTTGACTTACACATCTGCGAGTTTCAGCAGTAAATCACGGCCCTCTAAAAGTGTTAAACAACACAACATTTCCCAGCATACTGATGTCTATTCACAGATCCGGTCCTAA
- the LOC131544468 gene encoding uncharacterized protein LOC131544468 isoform X2 — protein sequence MSAVLFLTFVCCIGAQNIRQPKRLQTSKLGDNITIECYLPKKDFNNIVWYKQEMGMNLHIISKSYIYLTKVDFTDGYNDGRFNVTISTGIYHLHISLTKKEDIATYFCGVITLGELDFGPGTFLMLNEHTSTTVLQEPISDTVHTGDNITLACRVQTVDQKCKGHHAYWFREDAEESGPGIIYTDGDMKKHEESCKVDSTTQTCIYSLTKRNLSLSDAGTYYCAVLACGKILFGNGTSLEISSISDSKLTTSPLFLILVSSNIISMLIMILLMAVQCKDQGNSSVNRSCNQETSEGTQVGDADVLTYTSASFSSKSRPSKSVKQHNISQHTDVYSQIRS from the exons ATGAGCGCAGTTTTATTCCTCACCTTTGTTT GTTGCATTGGAGCACAAAACATTCGGCAGCCAAAACGTTTGCAAACCTCTAAACTGGGTGATAACATCACTATTGAGTGCTACTTACCCAAGAAAGATTTTAACAATATAGTGTGGTACAAGCAGGAGATGGGAATGAACCTTCACATCATTTCAAAAAGTTACATTTACCTGACTAAGGTTGATTTTACTGATGGATATAATGATGGTCGTTTTAATGTAACAATAAGCACAGGCATTTATCATTTACACATTTCCTTGACAAAAAAGGAAGACATAGCAACATACTTTTGTGGAGTGATAACCCTAGGAGAACTGGATTTTGGACCTGGAACATTTTTGATGCTTAACG AGCACACCTCAACAACAGTTCTTCAGGAGCCTATTTCAGATACAGTTCACACTGGAGACAACATTACTCTCGCGTGTAGAGTGCAAACAGTAGATCAGAAATGTAAAGGACACCATGCTTACTGGTTCAGAGAGGATGCAGAAGAATCCGGTCCCGGCATCATTTACACTGATGGAGATATGAAGAAACATGAAGAGAGCTGTAAAGTTGATTCTACTACACAAACCTGCATTTACAGCCTCACAAAGAGGAACCTCAGCCTTTCTGATGCTGGTACTTACTACTGTGCTGTACTCGCATGCGGCAAGATACTGTTTGGAAATGGAACTTCTCTGGAAATCAGCTCAATATCTG aTAGCAAGTTGACAACAAGTCCTTTGTTTCTCATACTGGTTTCATCAAACATAATTTCTATGCTAATAATGATCTTACTCATGGCTGTGCAATGTAAAGACCAAGGCAACTCATCAG TCAACAGATCTTGTAATCAAGAGACATCTGAAGGTACTCAG GTTGGAGATGCAGATGTCTTGACTTACACATCTGCGAGTTTCAGCAGTAAATCACGGCCCTCTAAAAGTGTTAAACAACACAACATTTCCCAGCATACTGATGTCTATTCACAGATCCGGTCCTAA